Genomic window (Canis lupus dingo isolate Sandy chromosome 6, ASM325472v2, whole genome shotgun sequence):
AAGCACAAAATTTAGGTATGATTCAAGAACCACTGGGCTAAATACTGTCCAGCTGGGAGTACGGAGCTAGGGAAGCCAGGCACATTATCTGGAGCCTCTGACAGTCCTATTGTCTCCAGGTCTTACATTCCTACAGCTCCTCTCTGCTTAACCCCTTGGGAATTCCAACAACTGTCTCCCATCCATTCCTAGCCCAGTGATCCCGAGCACAAGGACTCCATCAAGGGGATGTCAGTTCTAGTCCCAGCCTCTGACTTTCGTGTCATAGACTACATCAGATTCTGAAGTTTCTTCTGGCCCCAAACTCTATTAATCTTCCATCCATGACACCTCAACTCCAAGGTGGAGTTAAATCTCTAGAGGAGAGTATTCCAGCATGAGGATACATCTGAATTTATAGACTGGTTCATCCACTGAAGCATCCTGTGCTCCCTTGAGGGAACCAGGATGAAGCCCTATGACAACTATATATGTCTGAGAGAATCATCCCGGGTGCTGTGTAAAGCTCTGGattgttctttttcattcctgCTTAATGTTCCACCGTGTATGTATTTAAGAATTCACCCATTCTTCAGGTGTTGGATGTACAATTAAGTTGTTTTtatttggggctattacaaataatgctgctctgaGGATTCTTTTACCTGCCCTTTGACTTACTTGCATCAAATATTGTAGACTGTCTGGGAGTAGAGTTGCTGGCTCATGGGGCATGTGTGTATTAAAGCTTTGGTAGATTCATATGTCAAAGATTTTCATAAAATGATTTCACCAATTTTACACTTTCATGAGCAATATATGAGAGCTTCCATACTTCAACCAACATTCAGAATTGAGAGACCTAAATTTTTTGCTCATCTGCTGACCATGGGCTTTtctctgtggttttcattttcatttcctaaatgAATTGCTCCCTTTCCATATGCTTGTTAGTGATCAGGCCTTCCTCTTACGTGAAATGACCAtttaagtcttttgcccatttttctaattGTATGAACTCTCTCTGTATTTTAGATACTGGTCCTTTGTGTGttttatattgcaaatatttcttcccattctgtggcttgtcttttcactctttATGATGCCTTTTAATGGacggaattttaaaattttaatatagtctaTGTTTCAGTGCATCTCAAATTATCTGTGGCAAATGCAtgttggggagtgggggggcatTCATTTCCAAGCAGTCACAGACTGATATTtctatgaaatataataaaaatcaactaatatacaaattaaatagaaaacacagacattaaaatatttataaaaggaataaatatttatataaaaaagggagaaagagaattaagGAATGTAAATGTTCCCAAACCACATGAGTGGTTTCAAGCTCCTTCATAATTACCTTTGTCTACACACAAACCCTAAGACCCATGGATACACACTTCCTTGGTTGGTAGCTGTATAGGTCTGGCTGGATCATTGCCAGTCAGGGGGAAAACAGCCCATGAAGGTTCTTGCTACTTGAGTTTAGTTCTACTGCTGAGTCTCCACTTCAGTCATCCATAGGATTGGACCTTGTCATGTAGCATCACTCAGAGCTACTTGCTAGGGCTGAAAGAAATCATCCAATTTTGAATTACATgccagttatttttttcctttttttaatttaatttttttagagacagggagggcagaggaatagaaagggagagagagaatattaagcaagctccatgaggaACATGGAGCCCTACagagggctcaattccacaaccttgagaacatgacctgagctgaaattaagagtcagacgcttaacagactgagccaccaggcaccctgaatCTCATGCCAGTTCTCAGTGGATTTTGCCTGTGTGATGATCCCAATCTTAAGCAGGATAGTGATTTTAAATACATATCCTCctgagagaaagaacaaggaggTGCTACTGCCTTAGAGGGTCCCACCTTTAcagctttctcctctttttttggGTTTCTGGTGAGAAAGTGTATTTCTCAGGCAGTTGTGAAGAGAAAATGCGAGTATAAAGGcaattattgtaaaaattaagCCAGTCCTTTCTGCTCTCTCCACTCCCCAAACATGATTTAAGTACTGGCTTAGAGGACTATAATGTATGCAGTCATTTCCCATAACCATGACAAATAACTACTATAAGGTCAACATTATTTGGGTTGTAAAATAAAGTTCCAGAGTGAGCATGAAGCTATATCTTCATAGCTCAGGCAAAGAAGCTAAGGCCCAAGAGGTTTAAATAATGTCATTCAATCAACAgtaattttttataactttttattgtgaaataaaaatacagaaaaaccacacaaaacaaatatatagctTAGTAAAGTATTATCAGCTGAACACTCTTGTAATCATCAACCAGgtgaagaaatagaattttgCCAGCACTCCAGAGATCCTTTCATGTGCTCTGACTTTAGTAAAGTTATAACCTCCTACATTTCTCCAAAAGTAACCATGCTGTTGACTTTGTATGAATAATGTCTTTATGGTTCTTTATGGGTTTTCACCCAAATGGAGGTCCTTAGACACTGTAATTTAgtcttattcattaaaaatttttttgatatatCTCTTAATCTATAGCTTGTCTtccacccttttctttttcttgtactTCGATTAAAGAACCCTGGACACCTGACCTGTAGCACTGGTTCTCAAACCATAaatgcacatcagaatcacctggagagctcattaaaatacagattttggaCCCCACTTcaagaatttctgattcagtaggtcaggATGGGGCttgagaatttgcttttctagCAAGTTCTCAGGTGATGTGAGTGTGGCTGGTCTGGGACCACACATTGAGAATCACTGACCTATGGAACTTTGCTGATTGCATCCTTATGATGCATTCAGTATGTTCCACTGTCCTCTGTTTCTTGCAGATTGGAATCTGGATTCAGAGGCTTGGCAAGATTCaagttctcttccttttttttttttttcaagctctcTTCCTTTAGTGAGAGTATACATAGTGTGTTATTTCATCAGGAGGCACGTAATGTCTGGATGGCTCTTTTTTAGGATATCAGCAgccatttctgtttgttttctagatACATGAATGCACTGGTAGTTCATAATTAGTcattcaaattatataatttacttttcacTTATTACCTGGAATAATTTTATTAAGCATTGCTTTCCTTTTCTACTATTTGGTTACAGAATAGTAAAGTTAATATGGGAAAGGCAGGATAAATGTttgattctttccatttatttaccagttttcaaGATAGTAACAAATTGGTTCCCTATGATCCTCCAAAGATGAccacttattttcatattttaaaaatatcagtatgaactcatcaattcaaatatattttctgtgttgCATTCATAGTAGTTATTATCATTACAGAAACTCAAATTACTCCAACTTTGACAGTGGAAACCTCTTCAAGTCAGCCCTTGTCTTTTTGAAACAACTTTGTGGTCTTCAACAGGTTCCCTACCGTCTGGAATGACAGGATGTTCTGGGctcattttgtgtatttcttgCCCCATACCTGAAATCAGCCAGTTCTCCAAAAACAAGAAGCCTTGATTTCTTGAAACAGTATTTCAAAATGATGGTCTGAACATTAGGGTATTCACAGGTACCCGAGTTGGTCCATGTTTCTAGAGCTTTTCAGTAGATacatacagaaacacacacacacacacacacacttgtttttaaatacttcatgTGTTCATACTGACATTTTCCATTCACATACCAAGACTATAAATTTCAAGActcctttctttcattaagaACTCTGgttcttgggacatctgggtggctcagttgattaagcatctgcctttggctcaggtcatgatcccagggtcctgggattaagcccttcatcaggctctgtgctcaactgagagcttgcttctccttctgcccctgctcctccctcgcttcccattcttgctctctctctctgtcaaataaataaataaaatctcagaaaatagaATTCTGGTTCTCAAGAACATAGTGGATGATAGGATTAGAATATCTCCTCAGTATTCACTCACTTTACCCCACATCAGAGTCTCAATACAATACTGATGCTATCACCACCAATTATGATTACAGAAAATAGTTATGCATATTTTGCAATGCtatctttattctcctttctcattttttgttttttgttaagaaTAGTTGCTTTAGGAGCATCTgttggctcagttgttaagcatctgtctttggctcaggtcatgatccagggccctgggatcgagccctgcatcgggctccccatggggagcctgattctccctctgtctatgtctctgcctctctctgtatctctcatgactaaataaatatttttttaaaaaaagaataaatgttttatatctatGTTATCACAGCATACAACCATGACATATAATACTCTCTTCACATCAGTCCTCAATCAGTCTCAATTCAACAGGGAATGACCATCTTCAGAACTTACCACCAGTCAATGCTTCAAAATCCCTGGAATCACTTTGGCTGTCTCAGGAAAGGCTCAGGGGAACAATATTCTCTGTGTTCTTGCATGTTGATAACAggttgtgctttttttaaaaaaaaaagttttatttacttattcatgagagacagacagagagagagagaggcagagacacaggcagagggagaagcaggctccatgcagggagcccgacatgggactcgatcctgcgtctccaggaccatgccccgggctgaaggcaggcgctaatccgctgagccacccagggcttccCAGGTTGTGCTTTTTATACTTGAAAGTCATTTTACTGGATATAATATTCTtgactgtcattttctttctccaagtaTCTAGAATATGTCATTATTCAAATTTCTATGGCATGAAGTGTTGCCTCTGAAAAGTCTGAAGACAAtctattttcattcctttataaGGCACTTGCTCTTTTGGCCTGGATGatcaaaggtttttttcttttcctttgaaatcaGATAATTATCCATGCCATGTTGGTCATCTTGGGGTGATAATGTCAGTTAAGTGGTATCCTCTTTCATGgtatgctttcaattttttttccaagaattttTCCCTCAAATTATAGATTTTAGTATTTCGtctcttgtgttctttttcttcaatgGCTCTTATTTTCTGTACAGAtcttttttgcctgttttaagtatttgtactttctctcctttatatattttttatttttaacatgtttctctttttcacctTCAACTTTTCaggtttctaaaatttttttttgagagagagagagaatgagtagtgaggagggggagagagagaaagggagaagcatgcttcctgctgagcagggagcccgagtggaaCTCGATTTCAGGATCCGGAggctcaggacctgagctgaaggcagatgcttagccaactgagccacccaggcacctctcaccTTCAACTTTTCTtaagacatatttatttgtttatttttttctgtgttcttcctACTTCAGACTTTGTAtctaaagtaatttttctttcattcttcataGTGAGTACTTGAGCCCTGTCATCTCACTTCCGTGTTTTACCAAATctaatttattctgttttctcatgTATCTTCTTTTCTGAATGTATCTTaacttgttttgaaataataGGCTAtagatttcatctattttttttttaaagattttatttattcatgagagacacagagaaagagagagagtcagagatacagagggagaagcaggcttcatgcagggagcccaacgtgggactggatcccaggtcaccaggatcacgccctgggctgaaggtggcgctaaaccactcagccacctgggctgcccagattttatctatctatctatctatctatctatctatctatctatctatctatttatttattttttccactttcctgaactttattaaagaaaaaaaacaatgatggTAAATCTTGAGAACATAGTCAATTTTCTAGGATTCGTCCCTTGAAAATGTGACATTTGATTTCCAAACACATGCCAGAGCGTACATGGTTCCCAATTGTACTAATCAGGTGAGAAGCTGAAATCCTAAAATGTTCATCTTCCAACTTTACCCAGTCTGTGATCTGTCTTTGGATCAGCAATAATTGCCTGAACAGCTACTATGGCTTCATTAATTTTTGTCTGTAGCTCTCTGAGCTCTTCTATATGCAGCAATCGCAGAATTTGAGCAGCTTCATTAAGAACTGCATCTCCTGTGTCAAAACCAAGAATGTGTTTATCTAATGCAACAGGCAAGCCCTCTtttgtttggtttgctttggCAACTGCATCTTGTGTCAGGCGCTCCTGTACCAAAATGCAAATTGCCTTAAGCATTACCAGGTAATCATCATGACGCTGAATCTGAAGAAGGTTAGTCAAAGCCATTACACTAGCCTTAAAATCAGGATTATTTACATCCAAATTGATCAACGGCTCGGCATTTTTAGCTGCGTTGTCAGCATTCTTTGTATTATCGGGTACCAAGTCCTTGTATTTTTCAGCATTATCTCCATATTCAAGTCTAACAGCTAAACCAAGAAGCCAGTCAATTGCTTCTTGTTGATCTTGAATCTTGAAAGGACAGTTAACATCTCTGAGATACTTTTCAAAGAACTTGGGCCAGTCACTGCTGTGGATGTTTCTTAAATTACCTCTGTCTTCAATCTTGTAGTGTCTGATTTTCTGGTCTTCAAGCCAAACAATAAAGTTTCTAAATTCTGTTTCATCTTTGCAGTTGAAGCCACCCGGGTTGTGGTAGTCGAGGGCCATCAGCTTGCATCGGAACCTGGTCCCCACGTCTCGCTCCGGTCCCCCAGGCCTCGGCCGGGAGAGGAGAGGCGAGGAGGTGCGGgccaattttatctatttaaagaCACAATCTTTCTTCTGTGCTTTATTGACCACAAGGTGTAATTCTTGCTCCTTATTCTCTTTGTAATTATAATAACTTTCCCTAGGATTTGATCTTGATTCCTTTCTGtggctcatttttatttcatattcattcGAGATAGCTTTTCTAACACCACAGAGCCCCTTCTTCtgtttactcattttctttcctgtaggGTTTAGAAAATGTGAAGGTTTGTTTTCTAGGATTTCCTGGCAGTTTCCTTCCACCACTTTTATCTGTACCTCTCTTCCCTTTATCTCTCTTGTCTTGTGTCCTGCTCAACTTTGATTCCACTTCTGAAAGCGTCTCCTCCAGTATAAGTCCCTGTCCTTTTACTCTGCGTAGTCTAGGAAACCATTGAAGAGTTTGGAGCAAAAAAAGTGACACAATCCAACTTAGGTTTTACAAGGATCCCTCTGGCTGTTCTATGAATGGAGACAGCAGGGAGAAAGCCGAGGTAAACAGGGAGTTGGGAAGCCATCATAATACCAGTATTGACAAATTTTATGCATGAGGAAAGTGAGACACAGATGGTTACAAGGTTTCCTCTGCTATCCCAAAGTAGAGCCTTCCTACCCTCCTATGCCAAAATGGCACAGAGTGAAGAAACAATTACCATTCATTTGTATGGGAGAATTTTTTAGCGTTCCCAGACCCCCAAAAATAACCTCTCTCAGGCTTTTCTGATATCtcaggacacatcttgctaacagatgcacgaaataaattgagataaagcacagatgctcacacaGTTCAGAGTTGCGCGCTTGACGCCAAGCTGCTGAGTGTAGTTCTGGGGAAGGAGCTCAGCGGGGCTGCTGAGCTGCGGGGTGGGGTGCGTGGCCTCTGTGACAGCCCCCCTGCACCATCGGGGCGCTTAATGCGactttcacttttcactttttcACATAAAGGCAAAAAGACTCTTCAGATTTCTTGCAGTTAGCCAAAACAGGCACTAATGTAGCTCTTTCTTGTAAAAGCGAAGTGGTGAAATGTGAACTTTCAAAAAGCAGGGGATACCCCTGTAGCTTTCCCTAGTCTCACAGCTGGCAAGCAGCAGAGACTTTCAGGCCCAGGCATTTCAACTTCAGAATCAAGTAGACATCTGCCATCTGAAGGTGTTCCATGTGTTTCAGACCTCCTCTAtgcattttcatcattttccacTTAAAAGCCCCAAAGTagcatttcccagactcccttgtgGTTCCAGAGCAAGGTGTGTAACTTGGGTTTCACTAATCAGAGGCACCCAGATCTAATACATTATACAATATGGTGCCTAGTTGAatttttcaatgttattttttttttattgagatataattcacctaCCATAAAATTCTTTACAATGCAGTAGTTTGCAGTATATTCATCATATATGtgaccatcaccactgtctaattttagaatattttcatcaccctcaaAAGAAACCCCATGCCCCTAGCAATCACTTCTCATTCTACCCTTCCTTCAGCCCCTGGCAACACTAACCTTTCTGTCTTCATGGATTTGCCaatttggacatttcatattaattatataacatgtggtttttttgtgtgtctggcttctttcctttcaccttaccataatgtttttaaagtttgttgGTGTTTCAGCATGAATCAGCactgcattcctttttatggctgataatatttcattatatggaaataccacattttgtttatccattcatcagtttatCAACGTTCAGGTTGTCTTTACTGTTTGGCTATTAAGGATAACACAACTAcaagcacctggatggctcagtggttgagcatctgcctttggtgcaggtcgtgatccccaggtcctgggattgaattccacattggggtccccacagggagtctgcttctccctctgcctatacctctgcctctctctgtgtctctcatgaataaataaataaagtcttaaaaaaaaagaataattctacTATGAAACTTCATGGATGAGTTTTTGGATGTTTACGTGATTTTAACtcaagttaaatttgaatttcagataaagaatAATAGTTTAATAGAAATATGGCTcagaggatacaaaatcaatgcccagaagtcagtggcatttctatacactaacaatgagactgaagaaagagaaattaaggagtcaatcccatttacaattgcacccaaaagcataagatacctaggaataaacctaaccaaagaggtaaaggagttataccctaaaaactatagaacacttctgaaagatattgaggaagacacaaagagatggaaaaatattccatgctcatgtattggcagaattaatattgtgaagatgtcagtgttacccagggcaatttacacgtttaacgcaatccctatcaaaataccatggactttcttcagagagttggaacaaattattttaagatttgtgtggaatcagaaaagaccctgaatagccaagggaattttaaaaaagaaaaccatagctgggggcatcacaataccagatttcaggttgtactacaaagctgtggtcatcaagacagtgtggtactggcacaaaaacagacacatagatcaatggaacagaatagagaacccagaagtagaccctcaactttatggtcaactaatattcgacaaaggaggaaagcttatccactggaagaaagacagtctcttcaataaatggcgctgggaaaattggacatccacatgcagaaaaatgaaactagaccactctcttgcaccatacacaaagataaactcaaaatggatgaaagatctaaatgtgagacaagattccatcaaaatcctagaggagaacacaggcaacaccctttttgaactcggccacagtaacttcttgcaagatacatccacgaaggcaaaagaaacaaaagcaaaaatgaactattgggacttcatcaagataagaagcttttgtacagcaaagggatacagtcaacaaaactaaaagacaacctacagaatgggagaagatatctgcaaatgacgtatcagataaagggctagtttccaagatctataaagaacttattaaactcaacagcaaagaaacaaacaatccaatcatgaaatgggcaaaagacatgaagagaaatctcacagaggaagacgtagacatggccaacaagcacatgagaaaatgctccgcatcacttgccatcagggaaatcaaaatcaaaatcacaatgagataccacctcacaccagtgagaatggggaaaattaacaaggcaggaaactacaaatgttggagaggatgtggagaaaggggaaccctcttgcactgttggtgggaatgtgaacaggtgcagccactctggaaaactgtgtggaggttcttcaaagagttaaaaatagatctgccctacaacccagcaattgcactgctggggatttaccccaaagatacagatgcaatgaaacgccgggacacctgcaccccgatgtttatagcagcaatgtccacaacagccaaactgtggaaggagcctcggtgtccatcgaaagatgaatggataaagaagatgtggtttatgtatacactggaatattactcagccattagaaacgacaaatacccaccgtttgcttcgacgtggatggaactggagggtattatgctgagtgaaataagtcaatcggaggacaaacatatggtctcattcatttggggaatataaaaaatagggaaaggaggggatccctgggtggtgcagcggtttagcgcctgcctttgtcccagggcgcaatcctggagacccgggatcgagtcccacgtcgggctcccggtgcatggagcctgtttctccctctgcctgtgtctctgcctctctctctctcactgtgtgcctatcataaataaataaaaattaaaaaaaaatagggaaagggaataaaggggaaaggataaaaaataagtgggaaatatcagaaagggagacagaacatgaaagactcctaactctgggaaacgaactaggggtagtggaagaggaggtgggcagggggtgggggtgactgggtggcgggcactgaggtgggcacttgacgggatgagcactgggtgttattctgtacgttgacaaattgaacaccaataaaaaataaatttattaaaataaagaaatatgactCATATATTACATGGGacaaaattatactttaaaagtatttgttagttatctaaaattcaaatttaacttggAATTCCATATCTTATCTGTCAACCTTACCCAAGGAAGGCTtggataaagaaatgagaaatatgagGCAATGATAATAGTGAATTCTGTCATAATCAAGAAAGAAATCATACTAATTCTACATACTATCTTCCAGATAATAGAAGATGGGGAGCACCTCCCAGTTCATTTTCTAAGGCCAGCAGGATTCAGACAAAGACATACAAGCAAAGAACACTATGGGCCAATATCCTTCATAagcatagatgcaaaatcctcaaattagcaaattaaatccaaaaatacattaaaagggtAGTAGATGATAACAAGCCCCTGGATTCCTCAGTCTCAGCTCTGGAAGTGCCTCTCTGGAATTCAAGAGTATCCAGGATGTGTGGTTCAAAAATCACTATTCTAGGGTTTAAATTCTGCCCTTAGATTAAGCTACAGAGAGTGACATACTTAGGctggtt
Coding sequences:
- the LOC112679180 gene encoding RNA transcription, translation and transport factor protein-like, with translation MALDYHNPGGFNCKDETEFRNFIVWLEDQKIRHYKIEDRGNLRNIHSSDWPKFFEKYLRDVNCPFKIQDQQEAIDWLLGLAVRLEYGDNAEKYKDLVPDNTKNADNAAKNAEPLINLDVNNPDFKASVMALTNLLQIQRHDDYLVMLKAICILVQERLTQDAVAKANQTKEGLPVALDKHILGFDTGDAVLNEAAQILRLLHIEELRELQTKINEAIVAVQAIIADPKTDHRLGKVGR